A single region of the Grus americana isolate bGruAme1 chromosome 3, bGruAme1.mat, whole genome shotgun sequence genome encodes:
- the ADAT2 gene encoding tRNA-specific adenosine deaminase 2, which translates to MEEEEAVAWMDQALDVAKEALEKGEVPVGCLLVYNGEVIGRGRNEVNETKNATRHAEMVAIDQVLDWCKQHNRDYTEVFAHSILYVTVEPCIMCAAAVRLMKIPRVVYGCRNERFGGCGSVLSISSDDMVDTGEPFECISGYRAKEAVELLKAFYRQENPNAPKSKVRKKDHRS; encoded by the exons atggaggaggaggaggcggtggCCTGGATGGATCAGGCTCTCGACGTG GCTAAAGAGGCGCTGGAGAAAGGGGAGGTTCCCGTCGGTTGCCTCCTGGTGTACAACGGCGAGGTCATAGGGAGGGGCAGGAACGAGGTCAACGAGACGAAGAAC GCTACTCGACATGCAGAAATGGTCGCAATCGATCAGGTCCTTGACTGGTGCAAGCAACACAACAGAGATTATACAGAAGTGTTTGCACACTCGATATTGTACGTAACTGTAGAGCCTTGTATCATGTGTGCAGCTGCCGTGCGCTTGATGA AAATTCCACGGGTCGTATATGGCTGTCGAAATGAGCGATTTGGAGGCTGTGGCTCAGTTTTGAGCATCTCGTCTGATGATATGGTAGACACAGGAGAACCATTTGAA TGCATTTCTGGCTATCGTGCCAAAGAAGCAGTGGAACTGTTAAAAGCTTTCTACAGACAAGAAAATCCCAATG CACCAAAATCAAAAGTACGGAAAAAGGACCATCGTAGTTAG